In a genomic window of Halobiforma lacisalsi AJ5:
- a CDS encoding pyridoxal-phosphate-dependent aminotransferase family protein, producing MTDKREYTGDYPDKKLYIPGPTEVREDVIEEMSQPMFGHRMDRMTDLYTTIVEDTKEFLGTDNDVIVLTGSGTEFWEASTLNLVEENILVPTCGSFSERHANVAERLGKDVDRLEYDWGQAIKPEDIREALETSDKHYDVVATVMNESSTGVRNPIEEIGDVVAEYPDTYFVVDAVSSLGGDYVDIDEHNIDVIFASSQKAFAMPPGLAICVVSDEAYERELEKESASWYGGFQRCLDYYDRKGQTHSTPAIPIMLAYRKQMKYMLEEGHEARDERHREMAEYTREWAREHFDTFPEEGYESQTVSCIENTQGIDVAETIEAVSEQYDYVFSNGYGSELGEKTFRIGHMGEHDLESIKALTDAIEDVAGL from the coding sequence GTGACCGACAAACGCGAGTACACGGGCGACTACCCCGACAAGAAGTTGTACATACCCGGCCCAACCGAAGTCCGCGAGGACGTCATCGAGGAGATGAGCCAGCCGATGTTCGGCCACCGGATGGACCGGATGACCGACCTCTACACGACCATCGTCGAGGACACGAAGGAGTTCCTCGGCACCGACAACGACGTGATCGTGCTGACCGGGTCGGGTACCGAATTCTGGGAAGCGTCGACGCTCAACCTCGTCGAGGAAAACATCCTCGTCCCGACCTGCGGGAGCTTCAGCGAGCGCCACGCCAACGTGGCCGAGCGACTGGGCAAGGACGTCGACCGGCTCGAGTACGACTGGGGCCAGGCGATCAAGCCCGAGGACATCCGCGAGGCCCTCGAAACCAGCGACAAGCACTACGACGTCGTCGCGACCGTCATGAACGAGTCCTCGACCGGCGTCCGGAACCCGATCGAGGAGATCGGCGACGTCGTCGCCGAGTACCCCGACACGTACTTCGTCGTCGACGCGGTGTCGTCGCTCGGCGGGGACTACGTCGATATCGACGAGCACAACATCGACGTCATCTTCGCCTCGAGCCAGAAGGCGTTCGCCATGCCGCCGGGGCTGGCGATCTGCGTCGTCAGCGACGAGGCCTACGAACGCGAACTCGAGAAGGAGTCGGCGTCGTGGTACGGCGGCTTCCAGCGGTGTCTCGACTACTACGACCGGAAGGGACAGACCCACTCGACGCCCGCGATCCCGATCATGCTGGCCTACCGCAAGCAGATGAAATACATGCTCGAGGAGGGCCACGAAGCGCGTGACGAACGCCACCGCGAGATGGCCGAGTACACGCGCGAGTGGGCCCGCGAGCACTTCGACACCTTCCCCGAGGAAGGGTACGAGTCCCAGACCGTGAGCTGCATCGAGAACACGCAGGGAATCGACGTCGCCGAGACCATCGAAGCCGTCTCCGAACAGTACGACTACGTCTTCTCGAACGGGTACGGCTCCGAACTCGGCGAGAAGACGTTCCGTATCGGTCACATGGGCGAACACGACCTCGAGTCGATCAAGGCGCTGACCGACGCTATCGAGGACGTCGCCGGGCTCTGA
- a CDS encoding DUF7470 family protein, which yields MLDKLGPFGLVGILVLLAGIGLIAYANYVIAAGIALVLVGLGLVVKSLVSSVLQSFGMM from the coding sequence ATGCTGGACAAGCTCGGTCCGTTCGGACTCGTCGGTATCCTGGTGTTGCTGGCCGGAATCGGACTCATCGCGTACGCGAACTACGTGATCGCCGCCGGCATCGCGCTCGTACTGGTCGGCCTCGGACTGGTCGTGAAGTCGCTGGTCTCGAGCGTGCTCCAGAGCTTCGGGATGATGTAG
- a CDS encoding DUF460 domain-containing protein produces MSTRTSALDAVVFGVDVQSGDVRGDAPSYALVRYDGDDVARDVVSHRKLRRLIDDEEPAIVATDNMYELAADKDELIHFLGSLPAGTRLVQVTGAEQPEPLSRVAKRHGIPYGKEPMREAEAAARLAAHNVGHEVSAFTDTTEVKVARGRSTGSGGWSEDRYTRRIHGSVKKRAREVESDLEDANLEYEREVREAYGGFANAVFTVEARPQDIPVSRNRSGDVRVEIERRRRDGIEFRPLAKRRDHVVVGIDPGTTTAVAIVGLEGEVLDVWSSRTSDTAEVIEWIVERGRPIVVAADVTPMPETVEKFRRSFDAAGWTPETDLPVDEKQHRTRDHSYDDDHQRDAMAAALYAVDAHEDQFERIAAKLPPGVDRGEVTARVVAGEESVEAVLADLEDDDGSEEETTEHEPRELTADERRIRDLEQQVERLQSHVETLEGRLEEKDDRIDELESELDQARREERKEVRRNREVTRYRRKAERLEYERDEAREKVEELEKKVDRMKALWKLDHSNFSDVSAEKEGLVPVKVVEKFTKGAIREADDQYGIAPGDVVYLRDASGAGRSTAELLAGFEPRVILKNGGLSDVADEILFDAEIPVGPADDVAMQEVDELAVAREEDVEAVIDDWHERAEERRRDRKAAMVDQLISEHRAGDNEV; encoded by the coding sequence GTGAGTACGCGAACGAGTGCCCTCGATGCAGTCGTCTTCGGTGTCGACGTCCAGAGCGGCGACGTGCGGGGCGACGCCCCTTCCTACGCCCTGGTCCGGTACGACGGCGACGACGTCGCCCGGGACGTCGTCTCCCACCGGAAACTCAGGCGACTGATCGACGACGAGGAGCCGGCGATCGTCGCCACCGACAACATGTACGAGCTGGCGGCGGACAAGGACGAACTGATCCACTTTCTGGGCTCGTTGCCCGCGGGGACCAGACTCGTCCAGGTGACGGGGGCCGAACAGCCCGAACCGCTCTCCCGCGTCGCCAAGCGCCACGGGATCCCCTACGGGAAGGAGCCGATGCGCGAGGCCGAGGCCGCGGCCCGCCTGGCTGCCCACAACGTCGGCCACGAGGTCTCCGCGTTCACCGACACCACCGAGGTCAAGGTCGCCCGGGGCCGCTCGACCGGCAGCGGCGGCTGGAGCGAGGACCGCTACACCCGCCGCATCCACGGCTCCGTAAAAAAGCGGGCCCGCGAGGTCGAGTCCGACCTCGAGGACGCGAACTTAGAGTACGAGCGGGAGGTCCGCGAGGCCTACGGCGGGTTCGCCAACGCCGTGTTCACGGTCGAGGCCCGCCCGCAGGACATCCCGGTCTCGCGCAACCGGTCGGGCGACGTTCGCGTCGAGATCGAACGACGGCGCCGCGACGGGATCGAGTTCCGGCCGCTCGCGAAACGCCGCGACCACGTCGTCGTCGGCATCGATCCCGGGACGACGACGGCAGTCGCCATCGTCGGCCTCGAGGGCGAGGTGCTCGACGTCTGGAGTTCCCGAACCAGCGACACCGCCGAGGTGATCGAGTGGATCGTCGAGCGCGGGCGGCCCATCGTCGTCGCGGCCGACGTGACGCCGATGCCCGAGACGGTCGAGAAGTTCCGGCGGAGCTTCGACGCCGCGGGGTGGACGCCCGAGACGGATCTCCCCGTCGACGAGAAGCAACACCGGACCCGCGACCACAGCTACGACGACGACCACCAGCGCGACGCGATGGCCGCGGCCCTGTACGCGGTCGACGCCCACGAGGACCAGTTCGAGCGCATCGCCGCGAAGCTCCCGCCGGGGGTCGACCGCGGCGAGGTCACCGCCCGCGTCGTTGCCGGCGAGGAGAGCGTCGAGGCCGTCCTCGCCGACCTCGAGGACGACGACGGCAGCGAGGAGGAGACGACCGAGCACGAACCGCGCGAACTCACCGCCGACGAACGCCGGATCAGGGACCTCGAGCAGCAGGTCGAGCGGCTCCAGTCCCACGTCGAGACTCTCGAGGGCCGTCTCGAGGAGAAGGACGACCGCATCGACGAACTCGAGTCCGAACTCGACCAGGCCCGCCGCGAGGAGCGCAAGGAGGTCCGGCGCAATCGCGAGGTGACCCGCTACCGGCGAAAAGCCGAGCGCCTCGAGTACGAACGCGACGAGGCCCGCGAGAAGGTCGAGGAACTCGAGAAGAAGGTCGACCGGATGAAGGCCCTCTGGAAGCTGGATCACTCGAACTTCAGCGACGTCTCCGCCGAGAAGGAGGGGCTGGTCCCGGTCAAGGTCGTCGAGAAGTTCACCAAGGGCGCGATCCGCGAGGCCGACGACCAGTACGGCATCGCGCCGGGCGACGTGGTCTACCTGCGGGACGCCAGCGGTGCAGGTCGGTCGACGGCGGAACTCCTCGCCGGCTTCGAACCCCGCGTGATCCTGAAGAACGGCGGGCTCTCCGACGTCGCCGACGAGATCCTCTTCGACGCCGAGATCCCGGTCGGCCCGGCGGACGACGTGGCGATGCAGGAGGTCGACGAACTCGCCGTGGCCCGCGAGGAGGACGTCGAGGCGGTGATCGACGACTGGCACGAGCGGGCGGAGGAGCGCCGTCGCGACCGGAAGGCGGCGATGGTCGACCAGTTGATCAGCGAACACCGGGCGGGCGACAACGAGGTCTGA
- a CDS encoding TIGR00341 family protein — translation MRHIQVTIPTGKRRAVLESLDEEGIDYVVTDETSSRDYDAVVFFPVPTNAVEPVLDSLRNVGVAEESYTVVVDAETVASRQFDELQEEYATESVEEEQISRQELLTQANELTPAFSVFLAMTLISAVVATVGLLLDSPAVVVGSMVIAPLIGPALSTSIGTVVNDRDVFATGMRYQFVGVAGGIAAAAVVAWLIQSTLLVPPGIEITEIDEVSERIAPELLLLPVALGAGAAGVLSLATGFSIAIVGVMIAAALVPPMAAAGIALAWGLPVAALGSTVLVLVNLLGVNLAGLVTLRYLGYRPGSWFEISTAQRQFVKQIAVFVTVIVLLSMFLAGVTYTSYQISSFEETATQEAEAVLAEHDEATLLELTVEVRSGGAPLDASLDATEQIDVVVIEVGGPPGVYDEELISTLDTNINQHADERVAVQVRFVTTGEG, via the coding sequence ATGCGCCACATCCAGGTCACGATTCCGACCGGGAAGCGCCGGGCGGTCCTCGAGTCGCTGGACGAGGAGGGGATCGACTACGTCGTGACCGACGAGACGAGCAGTCGGGACTACGACGCGGTCGTCTTCTTTCCGGTACCGACGAACGCCGTCGAGCCGGTCCTCGATTCGCTGCGGAACGTCGGGGTCGCGGAGGAGTCCTACACCGTCGTCGTCGACGCCGAAACCGTCGCTTCACGGCAGTTCGACGAACTCCAGGAAGAGTACGCCACCGAGAGCGTCGAGGAGGAGCAGATCTCCCGCCAGGAGTTGCTCACCCAGGCGAACGAACTGACGCCGGCGTTCAGCGTCTTCCTGGCGATGACGCTGATCAGCGCCGTCGTGGCGACGGTGGGGCTCCTGCTCGACTCGCCGGCGGTCGTCGTCGGCTCGATGGTGATCGCGCCGCTGATCGGGCCGGCGCTGAGCACCTCGATCGGCACGGTCGTCAACGACCGGGACGTGTTCGCGACGGGGATGCGCTATCAGTTCGTGGGCGTCGCCGGCGGCATCGCCGCTGCGGCCGTCGTCGCCTGGCTGATCCAGTCGACACTGCTCGTGCCGCCGGGGATCGAGATCACCGAGATCGACGAGGTGTCAGAACGGATCGCCCCCGAGCTACTCCTGCTTCCCGTCGCGCTGGGGGCCGGTGCGGCGGGCGTACTCAGTCTCGCGACGGGGTTCTCGATCGCGATCGTCGGCGTGATGATCGCGGCCGCGCTGGTGCCGCCGATGGCCGCTGCCGGCATCGCCCTCGCGTGGGGGTTGCCGGTCGCGGCGCTGGGGTCGACGGTCCTCGTGCTGGTGAACCTGCTGGGCGTGAACCTCGCGGGGCTGGTGACGCTGCGGTATCTGGGCTACCGTCCCGGAAGTTGGTTCGAGATCTCGACGGCACAACGACAGTTCGTCAAACAGATCGCCGTCTTCGTCACCGTCATCGTGCTGCTGTCGATGTTCCTGGCCGGAGTCACCTACACGTCCTACCAGATCTCCTCGTTCGAGGAGACGGCGACCCAGGAGGCCGAAGCCGTCCTTGCCGAACACGACGAGGCGACGCTGCTCGAGTTGACTGTGGAAGTACGCAGCGGCGGCGCACCGCTCGATGCGTCGCTCGACGCCACCGAGCAGATCGACGTCGTCGTGATCGAGGTCGGCGGCCCGCCGGGGGTGTACGACGAGGAGTTGATCTCGACGCTGGATACGAACATCAACCAGCACGCGGACGAGCGGGTCGCGGTCCAGGTGCGGTTCGTAACGACGGGCGAAGGGTAA
- a CDS encoding DUF7282 domain-containing protein: protein MSTRSTFGTAKRIVAILIAIAIVLAAGIVVGQAPAIFGVEESPTASITFEDQEGNGTVVTIDEVSLSDGGFVVISDGDETLAVSDRLEAGTHENVTVESEDGELVGQLTATVHRDTTEDDRYAYEETDGEEDRPYLADGFPVSDTATVTTPGGDDPLAESFTVDSLEVPTTATTNETIEIVAGIENPTEFDAQQRVELRIDGRVLEYQVLDLSAGDSTNVTFSLETVGIAPGERTVGIYTDADGELETVEFEFHTDPSVSITDADEDNVTADVATPADGFVGIVDAEDNVTEGGDLVVEPKDVLGTSEALGPGEHENVTIPFDENATVAEDDELAAVLYEGDPNDLEGASAVEHDGEPVVTPFTIADGELPAEAVGEDGSEDGIGNETDDDTVEVEAEAGTGDGDS, encoded by the coding sequence ATGAGCACGAGATCGACTTTCGGAACGGCAAAGCGGATCGTCGCCATCCTGATCGCGATCGCGATCGTCCTCGCCGCGGGGATCGTCGTCGGCCAGGCCCCCGCGATCTTCGGCGTCGAGGAGTCGCCGACGGCGTCGATCACGTTCGAGGATCAGGAGGGGAACGGAACCGTCGTCACGATCGACGAGGTGAGCCTCTCGGACGGCGGATTCGTCGTGATCAGTGACGGCGACGAGACGCTTGCCGTCTCCGATCGCCTCGAGGCCGGCACCCACGAGAACGTGACCGTCGAAAGCGAAGACGGGGAGCTGGTCGGACAGCTCACCGCGACGGTCCACCGGGACACGACCGAGGACGACCGCTACGCCTACGAGGAGACCGACGGCGAGGAGGACCGACCGTACCTCGCCGACGGGTTCCCCGTCAGCGACACGGCGACGGTGACCACTCCCGGCGGGGACGACCCGCTCGCCGAGTCGTTCACCGTCGACTCCCTCGAGGTGCCGACGACGGCGACGACCAACGAGACGATCGAGATCGTCGCCGGGATCGAGAACCCGACCGAGTTCGACGCCCAGCAACGCGTCGAGTTGCGCATAGACGGTCGCGTCCTCGAGTACCAGGTACTCGACCTCTCGGCCGGCGATTCGACGAACGTGACCTTCTCCCTCGAGACAGTCGGCATCGCGCCCGGCGAGCGAACGGTCGGGATCTACACCGACGCCGACGGTGAACTCGAGACGGTCGAGTTCGAGTTCCACACCGACCCATCGGTCTCGATCACCGACGCCGACGAGGACAACGTGACGGCCGACGTCGCGACGCCGGCCGACGGCTTCGTCGGAATCGTCGACGCCGAGGACAACGTCACCGAGGGCGGCGACCTCGTCGTCGAACCCAAGGACGTCCTCGGCACGAGCGAGGCGCTCGGGCCGGGCGAACACGAGAACGTGACGATACCGTTCGACGAGAACGCGACCGTCGCCGAGGACGACGAACTCGCGGCGGTCCTCTACGAGGGCGACCCGAACGACCTCGAGGGGGCGTCGGCGGTCGAACACGACGGCGAGCCGGTGGTGACGCCGTTTACGATCGCCGATGGCGAACTGCCCGCGGAAGCCGTCGGCGAGGACGGGTCGGAGGACGGGATCGGCAACGAGACCGACGACGACACCGTCGAGGTCGAGGCCGAGGCCGGCACAGGCGACGGCGACTCGTAG
- the eif1A gene encoding translation initiation factor eIF-1A, translating to MSEDGNDGRKNLRMPDDDEVFATVTDMLGANRVKVRCADGKERTARIPGKMQKRIWIREDDVVLVEPWDWQDEKADITWRYEKSEADQLREEGHIQ from the coding sequence ATGAGCGAGGACGGTAACGACGGTCGGAAGAACCTCCGAATGCCGGACGACGACGAGGTGTTCGCGACCGTTACCGACATGCTCGGGGCGAATCGGGTCAAAGTACGCTGTGCCGACGGGAAAGAACGCACCGCGCGCATTCCCGGCAAGATGCAAAAGCGAATCTGGATCCGTGAGGACGACGTCGTCCTCGTCGAGCCCTGGGACTGGCAGGACGAGAAGGCCGACATCACCTGGCGCTACGAGAAGAGCGAGGCCGACCAGCTCCGGGAAGAAGGCCACATCCAGTAA
- the rnz gene encoding ribonuclease Z, protein MPLRVTFLGTSGAVPTTERNPSGIHVSREGEELLFDAGEGTQRQMMRFGTGFSVSHLFVTHLHGDHVFGIPGLLQTMAFNDREEPLAIHTPQATRRQLKGLVNALGNRPDFPIRISEVGDGDVAYRADDFEVRTFETDHDTRSVGYALVEDDRKGRFDRERAEELGVPVGPKFSRLHEGDPVELEDGTVVEPDQVVGDPRPGRSIVYTGDTRPTVRTIEVADEPDLLIHDATFADDRAERAGETAHSTARGAAEIASRAGAKRLALVHISSRYTGGVDDHLAEARETFDGEVLVPQDGQKLVVPFPGNEDD, encoded by the coding sequence ATGCCACTACGCGTGACGTTTCTGGGTACCAGCGGGGCCGTCCCGACGACGGAGCGAAATCCGAGCGGGATCCACGTCTCCCGCGAAGGGGAAGAGTTGCTGTTCGACGCCGGCGAGGGAACCCAGCGTCAGATGATGCGGTTCGGCACGGGCTTTTCCGTCTCCCATCTGTTCGTCACGCACCTCCACGGCGATCACGTCTTCGGGATCCCCGGACTCCTCCAGACGATGGCCTTCAACGACCGCGAGGAGCCGCTTGCGATCCACACACCCCAGGCAACCCGACGCCAGCTCAAGGGGCTGGTCAACGCCCTCGGCAACCGCCCCGATTTCCCCATCCGGATCAGCGAGGTCGGTGACGGCGACGTGGCCTACCGGGCCGACGACTTCGAGGTCCGGACGTTCGAGACCGACCACGACACCCGCTCGGTCGGCTACGCGCTCGTCGAGGACGACCGCAAGGGTCGGTTCGACCGCGAGCGCGCCGAGGAACTCGGCGTGCCGGTGGGCCCGAAGTTCTCGAGGCTCCACGAGGGCGACCCCGTCGAACTCGAGGACGGCACCGTCGTCGAGCCGGACCAGGTCGTCGGCGACCCCCGGCCGGGTCGGTCGATCGTCTACACGGGCGACACCCGCCCGACGGTCCGAACGATCGAGGTCGCCGACGAGCCGGACCTGCTGATCCACGACGCCACGTTCGCCGACGACCGCGCCGAACGGGCCGGCGAGACCGCCCACTCGACGGCGCGCGGCGCGGCCGAAATCGCCAGCCGCGCCGGCGCGAAACGGCTCGCCCTGGTTCACATCTCCTCGCGGTACACCGGCGGCGTCGACGACCACCTCGCGGAGGCCCGCGAGACCTTCGACGGCGAGGTCCTCGTGCCCCAGGACGGCCAGAAACTCGTGGTTCCGTTCCCGGGGAACGAGGACGACTGA
- a CDS encoding methyl-accepting chemotaxis protein, with protein MNVARLLLPGRVRRSYTAKLGAIFALVIAVTVAFGGAVYLEITAAIAEANAGGDANVGEVAVSAILGLIVLTVINLGLVASTVGGNTAASLSSLSKKANRMGGEELDVDLETRRNDEIGDLYDSFAEMRDSLRESIETAERERERAEEALEEAETERERAEEAREEVERERERLEEINTELEREAERFSGVMADCADGDFTQRLEARSDNDAMVAIAESFNEMMDGIEDLVGRIDGFAENVSESSQEVRANAEHVMDASDDVNRTIQEISNGANRQTENIQEIAREMDDISATTEQMAASATGVAETSQEAASAGEKGRETAEKAITEMNEVEAQTEEAVEAIEALYEETQEIGEITELIADIAEQTNLLALNASIEAAHANADGDGFAVVASEVKSLAEETKEATDEIDDLIGRIQEQSQETVEDIRTTSDRISRGVDTVEETVDSLERIVEAVEEANDGIQEINESTDTQARSAQQVVDMIDDVAAVSEETAAEADSVANTAETQAESVRDVFERVDDLADESDALLEILQDATVSRNGTDDRTARTIAGDAA; from the coding sequence ATGAACGTGGCACGACTCCTTCTTCCCGGACGCGTCCGGCGGAGCTACACCGCGAAGTTGGGGGCGATCTTCGCCCTCGTGATCGCGGTCACCGTCGCGTTCGGCGGGGCAGTCTACCTGGAGATCACGGCTGCCATCGCCGAGGCGAACGCCGGCGGGGACGCGAACGTGGGGGAGGTCGCGGTTTCCGCGATCCTGGGACTGATCGTACTGACGGTAATCAACCTCGGACTGGTCGCGTCGACCGTCGGGGGGAACACCGCCGCCTCGCTTTCCTCGCTGTCGAAGAAGGCCAATCGAATGGGCGGGGAGGAACTCGACGTCGACCTCGAGACCCGCCGTAACGACGAGATCGGCGACCTCTATGACTCCTTCGCCGAGATGCGCGACTCGCTGCGCGAGTCGATCGAAACCGCCGAGCGGGAACGCGAACGCGCCGAGGAGGCCCTCGAGGAGGCCGAGACCGAGCGCGAGCGCGCCGAGGAAGCCCGCGAGGAGGTCGAACGCGAGCGCGAACGCCTCGAGGAAATCAACACCGAACTGGAGCGGGAGGCCGAGCGGTTCAGCGGCGTGATGGCCGACTGCGCCGACGGCGACTTCACGCAGCGACTCGAGGCCCGCAGCGACAACGACGCGATGGTGGCGATCGCGGAGTCGTTCAACGAGATGATGGACGGCATCGAGGACCTGGTGGGCCGGATCGACGGCTTCGCGGAGAACGTCTCCGAGAGTAGCCAGGAGGTGCGAGCGAATGCCGAGCACGTGATGGACGCGAGCGACGACGTCAATCGGACGATCCAGGAGATCTCCAACGGCGCGAACCGCCAGACGGAGAACATCCAGGAGATCGCCCGCGAGATGGACGACATCTCGGCGACGACCGAACAGATGGCCGCGAGCGCGACCGGCGTCGCCGAGACCTCCCAGGAGGCCGCAAGCGCCGGCGAGAAGGGCCGCGAGACCGCCGAGAAGGCCATCACCGAGATGAACGAGGTCGAGGCCCAGACCGAGGAGGCCGTCGAGGCCATCGAGGCGCTCTACGAGGAGACCCAGGAGATCGGCGAGATCACCGAACTGATCGCCGACATCGCCGAGCAGACGAACCTGCTCGCGCTGAACGCCTCGATCGAGGCGGCCCACGCGAACGCCGACGGCGACGGGTTCGCGGTCGTCGCGAGCGAGGTGAAGTCCCTGGCAGAGGAGACGAAAGAGGCGACCGACGAGATCGACGACCTGATCGGGCGCATCCAGGAGCAGTCCCAGGAGACCGTCGAGGACATCCGGACGACCAGCGACCGGATCTCGCGGGGCGTCGACACCGTCGAGGAAACCGTCGACTCCCTCGAGCGGATCGTCGAGGCCGTCGAGGAGGCGAACGACGGCATCCAGGAGATCAACGAGTCGACGGACACGCAGGCACGGTCGGCCCAGCAGGTCGTGGACATGATCGACGACGTCGCCGCAGTGTCGGAGGAGACGGCAGCGGAAGCCGACAGCGTCGCGAACACGGCCGAGACGCAGGCCGAATCCGTCCGGGACGTCTTCGAACGGGTCGACGACCTCGCCGACGAGTCCGACGCCCTGCTCGAGATTCTGCAGGACGCGACGGTCTCGCGGAACGGAACGGA
- a CDS encoding AAA family ATPase, with protein MDAPLWTDTYAPELSELPQDDAREYLEQAVDEPMNLLLQGPPGSGKTAAARALAEEAHVDPDNDLVEINVADFFGRTKTEIKNDPRFEQFLVGRSSMSKRDMINRVLKESASYSSVSGEYKTILLDNAEDVREDFQQALRRIMEQHHRTTQFVIATRQPTKLIPPIRSRCFPVSFRSPTSDEIETVLTRILEAEDVEYDEDGLEFVAGYADGNLRQAILAAQTTVENEGELTMTAAYETIGEVGIDDQVESMLDDAEAGEFTDARSTLDDLLIDEGLDGEEVLDAILRVARKRYQGERLARIHRLAGDVEFEMHEGTSDRIHVSRLLAELGRDD; from the coding sequence ATGGACGCGCCGCTGTGGACCGACACGTACGCCCCCGAGCTGTCCGAGCTACCGCAGGACGACGCTCGCGAGTACCTCGAGCAGGCCGTCGACGAGCCGATGAACCTCCTCCTGCAGGGGCCACCCGGGAGCGGCAAGACCGCGGCGGCGCGGGCGCTCGCCGAGGAAGCGCACGTCGACCCCGACAACGACCTCGTCGAGATCAACGTCGCCGACTTCTTCGGCCGGACGAAAACGGAGATCAAGAACGATCCCCGGTTCGAACAGTTCCTCGTCGGCCGGTCGTCGATGTCCAAACGCGACATGATCAACCGCGTCCTCAAGGAGTCGGCCAGCTACTCCTCGGTCTCCGGCGAGTACAAGACGATCCTGCTCGACAACGCCGAGGACGTCCGCGAGGACTTCCAGCAGGCCCTGCGCCGGATCATGGAGCAACACCACAGGACGACCCAGTTCGTCATCGCGACCCGCCAGCCGACGAAGCTCATCCCGCCGATCCGGTCGCGGTGTTTCCCCGTCTCCTTCCGCTCGCCGACCAGCGACGAGATCGAGACCGTCCTGACACGGATCCTCGAGGCCGAAGACGTCGAGTACGACGAGGACGGCCTCGAGTTCGTCGCCGGCTACGCCGACGGCAACCTCCGGCAGGCGATCCTCGCGGCCCAGACGACCGTCGAGAACGAGGGCGAGTTGACGATGACGGCGGCCTACGAGACCATCGGCGAGGTCGGCATCGACGACCAGGTCGAGTCGATGCTCGACGACGCCGAGGCCGGCGAATTCACTGACGCCCGATCGACGCTGGACGACCTCCTGATCGACGAGGGGCTCGACGGCGAGGAGGTCCTCGACGCGATCCTCAGGGTCGCCCGCAAGCGATACCAGGGCGAGCGACTCGCGCGGATCCACCGGCTCGCGGGCGACGTCGAATTCGAGATGCACGAGGGAACGAGCGACCGGATTCACGTCTCGCGGCTGCTCGCCGAACTCGGACGGGACGACTGA
- a CDS encoding carboxymuconolactone decarboxylase family protein, which yields MAIDNPHATGPRVEPKSPERVQEILEDAPEAAKANMERAEAILGALEDEEVPEKYDGQEDWGFSFTGVLAHHPETFKIWWAEEGQVFADGELSRGFKELLGAVVAHERGASICIAWHTTSAELEELDPERFNVAADFENRKDELPEAERVAIEFGVKSVQSPADVTEEEFDELKRLGYTDADIVELMTTAATAAKFANFALTFDI from the coding sequence ATGGCGATCGACAACCCGCACGCGACCGGCCCGCGCGTCGAACCGAAAAGCCCCGAACGCGTCCAGGAAATCCTCGAGGACGCACCGGAAGCCGCGAAGGCGAACATGGAACGTGCCGAAGCGATCCTCGGCGCGCTCGAGGACGAGGAGGTCCCCGAAAAGTACGACGGCCAGGAGGACTGGGGGTTCTCCTTCACGGGCGTCCTCGCACACCACCCCGAGACGTTCAAGATCTGGTGGGCCGAGGAGGGACAGGTGTTCGCCGACGGAGAACTGAGCCGCGGGTTCAAGGAACTGCTCGGGGCGGTCGTCGCCCACGAGCGTGGCGCGTCGATCTGCATCGCGTGGCACACGACCAGTGCCGAACTCGAGGAGCTGGATCCGGAGCGGTTCAACGTGGCCGCGGACTTCGAGAACCGAAAGGACGAACTCCCGGAGGCAGAGCGCGTGGCGATCGAGTTCGGCGTCAAAAGCGTCCAATCGCCGGCCGACGTGACCGAGGAAGAGTTCGACGAGCTGAAACGACTCGGTTACACGGACGCGGACATCGTCGAACTGATGACCACGGCGGCGACGGCGGCCAAGTTCGCGAACTTCGCGCTGACGTTCGATATCTGA